CTGGCGGTCGCGCAGCATGAAGAAGGTGTACTTCTGCTGCGGCTGGTCGCTGTTGGCGCCGAGCCGGGTGCCCATGGTCTGCAGCCAGTCGCCGATCAGCGGGTCCTCGAGCACGTAGTCGTAGTTGCGCAGCTCGGCCAGCATCATCTTGCCGTACTCGGCCTGGCGCGCCGGGGTCAGCAATTCCCCGGCCGAGGAGCCGATGTCCGGGAGCTTGTTCTCCTGCGCCGGCGCGACGGCGGCGGCAGTGGCCAGGGTAATTGCGAAGGCAAGCGGCAGCGGGCGCAAGGCAGGCTCCAGGAGAAAAGCAGGGCGCCGCGGGCGGCGTTTGGAAACGACGGGTGAATCCAGGGTAATCCGCAGTGTTGCGGCAGCGGACTCGAAAATCCACCCGCCCGCTACCATAGTGGCTTGGACCACTTACAGCGCCCGGAGTTTCCCATGGACACCCAGCATGCCGACGCCGGCCAGGCCGGCGGCCCGCCGATCACCCTGTACTCCACCGCGATCTGCCCGTACTGCGTGGCGGCCAAGAACTTCCTGAAGAGCAAGGGCCGCAGCTGGACCGAGGTACGCATCGACCTGGACCCGGCCGAGCGCGAGAAAATGGTGGCGCTGGCGCGCCGCACCAGCGTGCCGCAGATCTTCGTCGGCGACACCCACGTCGGCGGCTACGACGACATGATGGCGCTGCACCGCGCCGGCAAGCTGCAGCCGCTGCTCGACGGACAGGCGCCCGAGGCGCAGGCATGAGCGCTGCGCAGACCGGCGGCGAGGGTGGCGACGGCCAGGACCGGGTGCGCGAGTTCACCGAGTTCCGCCAGCGCATGAACCAGCGCATCCTGGCCGAGCCGAACCAGGTGGTGCGGCGTTTCTTCGCGCTCGACACCCAGACCTACCAGGCTGGCGCGCTGGACGTGAAGACCAAGGAACTGCTCGGCCTGGTCGCCTCGCTGGTGCTGCGCTGCGACGACTGCATCAGCTACCACGTGGCCCAGTGCAAGGAGGCCGGCGTGCAGCGCGACGAGTTCTTCGAGACCTTCTCGGTGGGCCTGGTGGTGGGCGGCTCGATCGTGATCCCGCACCTGCGCCGGGCGGTGGATTTCCTCGACAAGCTCGAGGACGGCGCCGCCGCCGCGCCGTCGGAGCACGCGCACGCCTGAGCGCCGCCCGGATCGGCCCGATGCGCGCCGCCTGCGGGCGGCGCGCTGCGTTTCGGCGCCGCGGCGGTTTGGGAGCCTTCACCGGCTTCGGGCATAATTACCGGTGAAACCTCCTTGCGCCTGCAGCCCGGGCTTCCGGCCGGCGCGCTCCCCCTCTGTACGGAAACCGCAATCCTATGACGCAGACAATCACGGTCATCCGTGGCGATGGCATCGGCCCCGAGATCATGGACGCCACGCTGTTCGTGCTCGACGCGCTGAACGCCGGCCTCACCTACGAATACGCCGACGCCGGCCTGGTCGCCCTGGAGAAGCACGGCGATCTGTTGCCGGCCGCCACCCTGGACTCGATCCGCAAGAACAGGATCGCGCTGAAGAGCCCGCTGACGACGCCGGTGGGCGAGGGCTTCAGCTCGATCAACGTGGCCATGCGCCGCCAGTTCGACCTGTACGCCAACGTGCGTCCGGCCAAGTCGTTCCCGAACACCAAGTCGCGCTTCGGCGCCGGCGTGGACCTGATCACCGTGCGCGAGAACACCGAAGGCGCCTACCTGAGCGAAGGCCAGGAAGTGTCGGCCGACGGCGAGACCGCGGTGTCGATGGCCAAGGTGACCCGCAAGGGCTCCGAGCGCATCGTCCGCTACGCCTTCGACCTGGCGCGGGCGACCGGCCGCAAGAAGGTCACCGCGGTGCACAAGGCCAACATCATCAAGTCGACCTCGGGCCTGTTCCTGAAGGTGGCGCGCGAAGTGGCGGCGAACTACCCGGAGATCGAATTCCAGGAAATGATCGTCGACAACGCCTGCATGCAGCTGGTGATGCGTCCGGAGCAGTTCGACGTCATCGTCACCACCAACCTGTTCGGCGACATCCTGTCGGACCTGTGCGCCGGCCTGGTCGGCGGCCTGGGTCTGGCCCCGGGCGCCAACATCGGCGTCGACGCGGCGATCTTCGAGGCCGTGCACGGCTCGGCGCCGGACATCGCCGGGCAGGGCAAGGCCAACCCGTGCGCGCTGCTGCTGGGCGCGGCGCAGCTGCTGGACCACGTCGGCCAGCCGCAGAACGCCGAGCGCCTGCGCAACGCCATCGTCGCCACGCTGGAAGCCAAGGACGGACTGACCCCGGACCTCGGCGGCAGCGGCAACACCATGGGCTTCGCCAAGGCCATCGCCAGCCGCCTCTGAGCGCGCCGGAAGATCGCAAAAAAGAAAGGGCGCCTCGATGCGCCCTTTCTTTTGCTCGGAAGTTTGTCTGAAGCCACTTCCGCTCATCGATCGCGGGGAGCCGCTCTTGCGAATCCCCAATCCCGATTCCCGATTCCCGGCTTAATTTCGCGACTGCAACTTCGACAGCAGCCGCAGGAACTCGATGTACAGCCACACCAGGGTGACCATCAGCCCGAACGCGCCGTACCACTCCATGTACTTGGGCGCGCCCTGTTCCACGCCACTCTCGATGAAGTCGAAGTCCAGCACCAGGTTCAGCGCCGCCACCACCACCACGAACAGGCTGAACAGGATGCCGACCGTGCCGGAGGCGTGGATGAAGGGGATCTGGATGTT
This sequence is a window from Xanthomonas sp. CFBP 8443. Protein-coding genes within it:
- a CDS encoding carboxymuconolactone decarboxylase family protein; translated protein: MSAAQTGGEGGDGQDRVREFTEFRQRMNQRILAEPNQVVRRFFALDTQTYQAGALDVKTKELLGLVASLVLRCDDCISYHVAQCKEAGVQRDEFFETFSVGLVVGGSIVIPHLRRAVDFLDKLEDGAAAAPSEHAHA
- a CDS encoding isocitrate dehydrogenase — protein: MTQTITVIRGDGIGPEIMDATLFVLDALNAGLTYEYADAGLVALEKHGDLLPAATLDSIRKNRIALKSPLTTPVGEGFSSINVAMRRQFDLYANVRPAKSFPNTKSRFGAGVDLITVRENTEGAYLSEGQEVSADGETAVSMAKVTRKGSERIVRYAFDLARATGRKKVTAVHKANIIKSTSGLFLKVAREVAANYPEIEFQEMIVDNACMQLVMRPEQFDVIVTTNLFGDILSDLCAGLVGGLGLAPGANIGVDAAIFEAVHGSAPDIAGQGKANPCALLLGAAQLLDHVGQPQNAERLRNAIVATLEAKDGLTPDLGGSGNTMGFAKAIASRL
- the grxC gene encoding glutaredoxin 3, which gives rise to MDTQHADAGQAGGPPITLYSTAICPYCVAAKNFLKSKGRSWTEVRIDLDPAEREKMVALARRTSVPQIFVGDTHVGGYDDMMALHRAGKLQPLLDGQAPEAQA